Proteins from one Limanda limanda chromosome 4, fLimLim1.1, whole genome shotgun sequence genomic window:
- the LOC132999733 gene encoding nuclear factor 7, ovary-like — MSFRPDEDLSCPVCQDIFKDPVVLTCSHSFCKACLLRWWRGTPTQECPVCKRRSSRSEPPRNLALMNLCESFLLEREQRASAGSESLCSLHAEKLKLFCLDHQQPACLICRDSKTHNNHRFRPIHEFAQEFKKELGNSLRPLQEKLKQLEQVKGNWDQTAQHIQVQARHTEKQIQEQFEKLRQFLKEEEEARITALREEEEQKSQMMKEQTEALSRDIAALSHTVRVTEEELRSEDASFLLKYKAAVERVQQRPLLEDPELLYGALIDEAKHLGNLTFNIWNKMKEMVSYSPVVLDPNTANPEFILSEDLTSVRQGERRTLPENPERIDYHRSVRGWEGLNSGVHTWEVDVRDNAAWFVGAAAELLHKKARIKSWFWQIEFYNGKYSARMLGDPPAVLRVKKKLQRISVHLDWSRGKLCFFDPDTNAHIHTFTHAFTVRLFPCMGTLDRLPLRISQGKVFVTRETLS; from the coding sequence ATGTCTTTCCGACCTGACGAGGATCTCTCCTGTCCGGTGTGCCAGGACATCTTTAAAGACCCGGTTGTCCTGACGTGCAGCCACAGCTTCTGCAAAGCCTGTCTGCTGAGATGGTGGAGAGGGACGCCCACACAGGAGTGTCCCGTGTGTAAGAGGAGATCATCGAGGAGCGAACCGCCTCGTAACCTGGCTCTGATGAACCTGTGCGAGAGCTTCCTACTGGAGCGAGAGCAGAGAGCGTCAGCAGGATCCGAGTCCCTCTGCAGTCTGCACGCCGAGAAGCTcaaactcttctgtctggaccaccAGCAGCCGGCGTGTCTCATCTGCAGGGattcaaagacacacaacaaccacagattcagacccatccACGAATTTGCACAGGAATTCAAAAAGGAGCTGGGGAACTCTCTCAGGCCTCTGCAGGAGAAACTGAAGCAGCTGGAACAAGTTAAAGGAAACTGGGACCAAACAGCACAGCACATCCAGGTCCAGGCCCgacacacagagaagcagatACAGGAGCAGTTTGAGAAGCTTCGCCAGTTtctaaaggaggaagaggaggccaggatcactgctctgagggaggaagaggagcagaagagtcagatgatgaaggagcagactgaggctctgagcagagacatagcAGCTCTGTCTCACACGGTCagagtcacagaggaggagctgagatCTGAGGACGCCTCATTCCTGCTCAagtacaaggctgcagtggaaagagtccagcagcgccccctgctggaggatCCAGAGCTGCTCTatggagctctgatagacgaggccaaacaCCTGGGCAACCTGaccttcaacatctggaacaagatgaaggagatggtctcctacagtcctgtggttctggatcCCAACACTGCTAACCCAGAATTCATCCTGTCCGAGGACCTGACCAGTGTGAGACAAGGAGAGAGACGGACGCTCCCAGAAAACCCAGAGAGGATCGACTACCACCGCTCCGTCCGGGGCTGGGAGGGCCTGAACTCAGGGGTCCACACCTGGGAGGTGGACGTGCGAGACAACGCCGCCTGGTTCGTTGGCGCTGCGGCAGAGTTGCTCCACAAGAAGGCACGAATAAAGTCCTGGTTCTGGCAAATTGAGTTTTACAACGGTAAATACAGCGCTCGCATGTTAGGAGATCCACCGGCTGTCCTGCGGGTGAAGAAGAAGCTCCAGAGGATCAGCGTCCATCTGGACTGGAGCAGAGGGAAACTGTGCTTCTTCGATCCCGACACCAACGCTCACatacacaccttcacacacgcCTTCACCGTCAGGCTGTTCCCATGCATGGGCACTTTGGACCGACTCCCACTGAGGATTTCACAAGGAAAAGTCTtcgtgaccagagaaactctcaGTTAG